One part of the Sphingopyxis sp. PAMC25046 genome encodes these proteins:
- a CDS encoding metal-dependent hydrolase, protein MFIGHFAPALVAAARPRAAGLGTLFVAAQLVDIGFALLLTPRIEAMRIVPGITAMNPMDLHHMPYTHSLLGAALWAVAFGLLVQLATKCREAAIGAALVVVSHWFIDLLVHIPDLTLYGAPPKLGLGLWNHPMIAMSLEILLIGAAFLYYARRTEASAGNRRLWILAGLLAFAQATDWFGPKEPVYSLAIPATMLFAYALLAGTAAWAGAGRRRLPR, encoded by the coding sequence TTCATCGGCCATTTCGCCCCGGCGCTGGTCGCCGCAGCCCGCCCACGGGCGGCGGGGCTCGGAACGCTGTTCGTCGCGGCGCAGCTTGTCGACATCGGCTTCGCCTTGCTGCTGACCCCCAGGATCGAGGCGATGCGCATCGTCCCTGGCATCACCGCGATGAACCCGATGGACCTCCATCATATGCCCTATACGCATAGCCTGCTCGGCGCGGCGCTCTGGGCCGTCGCCTTCGGCCTGCTGGTCCAACTCGCCACGAAGTGCCGCGAGGCTGCGATCGGCGCCGCGCTGGTGGTCGTCTCGCACTGGTTTATCGACCTGCTCGTCCATATCCCCGATCTCACGCTCTATGGCGCACCGCCGAAGCTGGGGCTCGGACTATGGAATCATCCGATGATTGCGATGTCGCTGGAAATACTGCTGATCGGCGCCGCCTTTCTCTATTATGCCCGCCGTACCGAAGCCTCCGCGGGCAATCGCCGGCTGTGGATTCTCGCCGGACTTCTCGCCTTTGCGCAGGCGACCGACTGGTTCGGGCCAAAGGAGCCTGTCTATTCGCTCGCCATCCCGGCGACGATGCTCTTCGCTTACGCGTTGCTTGCCGGTACCGCGGCTTGGGCGGGAGCGGGCCGGCGGCGCCTGCCCCGCTGA
- the purL gene encoding phosphoribosylformylglycinamidine synthase subunit PurL — protein sequence MTQQAPAITPEIVAEHGLSPEEYDRVLNAIGREPNLVELGIFSVMWSEHCSYKSSRIHLKKLPTEAPWVICGPGENAGVIDIGTGPDGKKLAAIFKMESHNHPSYIEPYQGAATGVGGILRDVFTMGARPVANLNALRFGRPDHPKMKHLISGVVHGIGGYGNCVGVPTVGGEVNFHKAYDGNILVNAMTVGVAEQDKIFYSAASGVGNPIVYVGSKTGRDGIHGATMASADFGEDAEEKRPTVQVGDPFTEKLLIEACLELMASDAIVAIQDMGAAGLTSSSVEMASKGGVGLHLKMDDVPQRETGMTAYEMMLSESQERMLMVLKPGKEEFAKAIFHKWELDFAVIGTVTDTGRMVLEHHGEIVCDIPLAPLADDAPLYDRPHVATPKQVELTNVPETQDVAADLKTLMGTPDIASRRWIWEQYDSQVGADTVQTGGDAALVRIHGTNRALAMSTDCTPRYCYADPVEGGKQAVAETWRNISAVGATPLAITNCLNFANPQRPEIMGQITGCLDGMAEACRALDYPIVSGNVSLYNESKATGGGSAILPTPAIGGVGVIEDLNKAVGIGFKRTGDIVLAVGERAGHLGQSVWLREILGREEGPPPPVDLKAEKRTGDFIRGAINAGWITACHDVSDGGMAVALAEMALKSNIGVLVSEEQPFGVAESFFGEDQGLYLVTVCDTCLADFLDAAGRADVPVDPVGRTIKDRIVFELEGSDHQVTLAELREAHEGFFPNLMGADAALA from the coding sequence ATGACTCAGCAAGCGCCCGCTATCACCCCCGAAATCGTCGCCGAGCATGGGCTCTCGCCCGAGGAATATGATCGCGTCCTGAACGCGATCGGGCGCGAACCGAACCTCGTCGAACTCGGCATCTTCTCGGTCATGTGGTCCGAGCATTGCAGCTATAAGAGCTCGCGCATCCATTTGAAGAAACTGCCGACCGAGGCGCCCTGGGTGATCTGCGGCCCCGGCGAGAATGCCGGCGTCATCGACATCGGCACCGGCCCGGACGGCAAGAAGCTCGCCGCGATCTTCAAGATGGAGAGCCACAACCACCCGTCGTATATCGAACCCTATCAGGGCGCGGCGACCGGGGTCGGCGGCATTTTGCGGGACGTCTTCACCATGGGCGCGCGTCCGGTCGCGAACCTCAACGCGCTGCGCTTCGGCCGCCCCGACCATCCGAAGATGAAGCACCTCATTTCGGGCGTCGTCCACGGCATCGGCGGCTATGGCAATTGCGTCGGCGTCCCGACCGTCGGCGGCGAGGTCAATTTCCACAAGGCCTATGACGGCAACATCCTTGTCAACGCGATGACCGTCGGCGTCGCCGAGCAGGACAAGATCTTCTATTCGGCCGCATCGGGCGTCGGCAATCCAATCGTCTATGTCGGCTCGAAAACCGGCCGCGACGGCATCCACGGCGCGACGATGGCAAGCGCGGACTTCGGCGAGGATGCCGAGGAAAAGCGCCCGACGGTGCAGGTCGGCGACCCTTTCACCGAAAAATTGCTGATCGAGGCGTGCCTCGAGCTGATGGCGTCGGACGCGATCGTCGCGATTCAGGATATGGGCGCCGCGGGCCTCACCAGCTCGTCGGTCGAGATGGCGTCGAAGGGCGGCGTCGGCCTCCACCTCAAGATGGACGATGTGCCGCAGCGCGAAACGGGCATGACGGCATACGAAATGATGCTGTCCGAATCGCAGGAACGCATGCTGATGGTGCTGAAGCCCGGCAAGGAAGAGTTTGCGAAAGCGATCTTCCACAAATGGGAGCTCGATTTCGCGGTCATCGGCACCGTCACCGATACGGGGCGGATGGTGCTCGAACATCATGGCGAGATCGTCTGCGACATCCCGCTCGCTCCGCTCGCCGACGATGCCCCGCTCTACGACCGCCCGCACGTCGCGACGCCCAAGCAGGTCGAACTGACGAACGTCCCCGAGACACAGGACGTCGCCGCCGATCTCAAGACATTGATGGGCACGCCCGACATCGCCAGCCGCCGCTGGATCTGGGAGCAATATGACAGCCAGGTCGGCGCCGACACGGTGCAGACCGGCGGCGACGCCGCGCTCGTCCGCATCCACGGCACCAACCGCGCACTCGCGATGTCGACCGACTGTACTCCGCGCTATTGCTATGCCGACCCCGTCGAGGGCGGCAAGCAGGCGGTCGCCGAAACCTGGCGCAACATCAGCGCGGTCGGCGCCACGCCCTTGGCGATCACCAATTGCCTCAACTTCGCCAACCCGCAGCGCCCCGAAATCATGGGCCAGATTACCGGCTGCCTCGACGGCATGGCAGAGGCGTGCCGCGCGCTCGACTATCCGATCGTCTCGGGCAACGTCAGCCTCTATAACGAGAGCAAGGCGACCGGCGGCGGCAGCGCGATCCTGCCGACCCCCGCGATCGGCGGCGTCGGGGTGATCGAAGATCTGAACAAGGCGGTCGGCATCGGCTTCAAGCGCACCGGCGACATCGTGCTCGCGGTCGGCGAACGCGCCGGCCATCTTGGCCAGTCGGTCTGGCTGCGCGAAATTCTGGGCCGCGAGGAAGGGCCGCCGCCGCCCGTCGACCTCAAGGCCGAAAAGCGCACCGGCGACTTCATCCGGGGGGCGATCAACGCCGGTTGGATCACCGCCTGCCACGACGTGTCCGACGGCGGCATGGCGGTCGCGCTTGCCGAAATGGCCTTGAAGTCGAACATCGGCGTGCTGGTGAGCGAGGAACAGCCCTTCGGCGTCGCCGAAAGCTTCTTCGGCGAGGATCAGGGGCTTTATCTGGTCACCGTCTGCGACACCTGCCTCGCCGACTTCCTCGACGCCGCGGGCCGCGCCGACGTGCCGGTCGATCCGGTCGGTCGCACGATCAAGGACCGCATCGTCTTCGAACTCGAGGGAAGCGACCATCAGGTGACGCTCGCCGAACTGCGCGAGGCGCATGAGGGCTTTTTTCCGAACCTGATGGGGGCCGACGCAGCGCTGGCATAA
- a CDS encoding DUF72 domain-containing protein, with protein sequence MSIHVGVGGWTFEPWRGTFYPDKHPQKRELEYAGQHLTGIEINGTYYGSQKPESFANWAASVPDGFKFSVKASRFTTNRKVLAEGAASIEKFLTQGLTRLGDRLGPIHWQFMATKKFDRDDFAGFLDLLPDSQDGLKLRHAIEVRDESFRDPAFIDLARERNMAVVYADSDEFPCIDEQTADFTYARLQRSQEDVETGYDDKALDHWAKQAREWARGDRDVFLFFISGAKVRNPAAAQALIAKLG encoded by the coding sequence ATGAGCATCCATGTCGGCGTCGGCGGCTGGACCTTCGAACCGTGGCGGGGCACATTCTACCCCGACAAGCATCCGCAGAAGCGCGAGCTCGAATATGCCGGCCAGCATTTGACCGGGATCGAGATCAACGGCACCTATTACGGCAGCCAGAAGCCCGAGAGCTTTGCCAACTGGGCCGCCTCGGTGCCCGACGGTTTCAAGTTCAGCGTCAAGGCGTCACGTTTCACGACCAACCGCAAAGTGCTGGCCGAGGGCGCGGCGTCGATCGAGAAATTCCTGACGCAGGGACTGACGCGGCTCGGCGACCGGCTGGGTCCGATCCACTGGCAATTCATGGCAACGAAGAAATTCGACCGCGACGATTTCGCGGGCTTCCTCGACCTGCTTCCCGACAGTCAGGACGGCCTCAAGCTGCGCCATGCGATCGAGGTCCGCGACGAAAGCTTCCGCGATCCGGCCTTCATCGACTTGGCTCGAGAACGCAACATGGCAGTCGTCTACGCCGACAGCGACGAATTCCCGTGCATCGACGAACAGACCGCCGACTTCACCTACGCACGGCTCCAGCGCAGCCAAGAGGATGTCGAAACGGGTTATGACGACAAGGCACTCGACCATTGGGCGAAGCAGGCGCGCGAGTGGGCCAGGGGCGACCGCGACGTCTTCCTCTTCTTTATATCCGGCGCGAAGGTGCGCAACCCCGCCGCGGCGCAGGCGCTGATCGCGAAGCTCGGCTGA
- a CDS encoding helix-turn-helix domain-containing protein: MTTRNQPYNDGLGPVFEIIGGKWKALILWELHDTPVRFGALKRRIAGISEKMLIQQLREMEADGLVHREMFHQVPPRVDYSVTALGASLNEALTPLCEWGKRNLQPPSAGGQ, encoded by the coding sequence GTGACGACACGCAATCAACCCTATAATGACGGTCTTGGGCCGGTGTTCGAGATCATCGGCGGGAAGTGGAAGGCGCTGATTCTCTGGGAGCTTCACGATACGCCCGTACGCTTCGGCGCGCTCAAGCGCCGCATCGCCGGGATCAGCGAAAAGATGCTGATCCAGCAATTGCGCGAAATGGAGGCCGACGGCCTTGTCCACCGCGAGATGTTCCATCAGGTCCCGCCGCGCGTCGATTATTCGGTCACCGCGCTGGGGGCTTCGCTCAACGAAGCGCTCACGCCGCTATGCGAGTGGGGGAAACGCAATCTGCAGCCGCCGAGCGCCGGCGGTCAGTGA
- a CDS encoding flavodoxin family protein, with translation MSEKLLILVGSPRRNGNSATLADAVRRGAEAAGSDVTLRFLDDHISGFLRDCRQCRRPDGECTIDDPYRALFFEDFLPARGVVFCSPIYWYGVSAQIKAFFDRSFCYYAASYPGSEDALAAMAGKRLGVVLASEETYPGVALGIVHQIQEFSRYTGSDFVGVVRGAGNSRGEVRRDPANPVGDAERLGREFFARSYSDYRLETPRSPRVWPEQAA, from the coding sequence ATGTCCGAAAAACTACTCATTCTTGTCGGAAGCCCGCGCCGGAATGGTAACAGCGCGACACTGGCCGACGCCGTCCGGCGCGGCGCCGAGGCAGCGGGCAGCGATGTCACGCTGCGGTTTCTGGACGATCATATTTCCGGCTTTCTGCGCGATTGCCGCCAATGCCGTCGCCCCGACGGCGAGTGCACGATCGACGACCCCTATCGCGCGCTGTTCTTCGAAGATTTTCTGCCCGCGCGCGGGGTGGTTTTCTGCTCGCCCATCTATTGGTACGGCGTGTCCGCCCAGATCAAGGCGTTCTTCGATCGTAGCTTCTGTTATTATGCGGCCTCCTATCCGGGGTCCGAGGATGCGCTCGCGGCGATGGCCGGCAAACGGCTCGGCGTCGTGTTGGCGTCGGAGGAAACATATCCCGGCGTCGCGCTCGGCATCGTCCACCAGATTCAGGAGTTTTCCCGCTACACCGGTTCGGACTTCGTCGGCGTTGTACGCGGGGCTGGCAACAGCCGCGGCGAGGTCCGCCGCGATCCGGCGAACCCCGTCGGCGACGCCGAACGGCTAGGCAGGGAATTTTTCGCCCGGTCCTATTCCGACTATCGGCTGGAAACGCCGCGCAGCCCGCGCGTCTGGCCCGAACAAGCGGCCTGA
- a CDS encoding Coq4 family protein produces MTPTIFSHPDRQPQKFRPFKAFQHFRKLIRDKEDTEQVFHIFENLPRKGFMDDARAFVTSDFGQKLMEREPYLPDLLDDHGWIDALPEGSVGHAYVTFMRREGLSAAGLVAESEKMGRPQYDDQVQWYSNRLRDTHDLFHILTGYGRDALGEQCVLGFTYGQTGNYGNFFIAYAGGYEVKRSIKSDAPVFGAIRQGQRNGKASKAIIEQDIRALLAEPLEAARARLGIAKPTLYEEAHRAYRNRGIDPYNFLAAKAAAA; encoded by the coding sequence ATGACCCCGACCATCTTCTCCCACCCCGATCGCCAGCCGCAGAAATTCCGTCCGTTCAAGGCGTTCCAGCACTTTCGCAAGCTGATCAGGGACAAGGAAGACACCGAACAGGTCTTCCACATCTTCGAGAATTTGCCGCGCAAGGGGTTCATGGACGACGCGCGCGCCTTTGTGACAAGCGATTTCGGGCAGAAGTTGATGGAGCGCGAGCCCTATCTGCCCGACCTGCTCGACGATCATGGCTGGATCGACGCTCTGCCCGAAGGCAGTGTGGGCCACGCCTATGTCACCTTCATGCGCCGCGAGGGCCTGTCGGCTGCGGGCCTCGTCGCCGAAAGCGAGAAGATGGGGCGCCCGCAATATGACGATCAGGTGCAATGGTATTCGAACCGCCTGCGCGACACACACGACCTGTTCCACATCCTCACCGGCTATGGCCGCGACGCGCTCGGCGAACAGTGCGTGCTCGGTTTCACCTATGGCCAGACGGGCAATTACGGCAATTTCTTCATCGCCTATGCCGGCGGTTACGAGGTGAAGCGCAGCATCAAGAGCGACGCCCCGGTGTTCGGCGCGATCCGCCAAGGGCAGCGCAACGGCAAGGCATCGAAGGCGATCATCGAACAGGATATCCGCGCGCTGCTCGCCGAACCGCTCGAAGCCGCGCGCGCACGCCTCGGCATCGCCAAGCCGACGCTCTATGAGGAAGCGCACCGTGCGTACCGCAACCGCGGTATCGACCCGTACAACTTCCTCGCTGCAAAGGCCGCGGCGGCCTGA
- a CDS encoding nitroreductase family protein, with product MKPHATIPYTALPAMNDAERIAAAEAFRDHVARRRTCRMFTDAPVPRAVIEAAIAAAGTAPSGANHQPWHFAAIASPAIKHRIRLAAEEEEREFYASRAGQEWLDALAPLGTDEDKRFLDIAPWLIVVFGQRRGGIAAGESRQNYYVTESVGIACGLLLTGLHNAGLATLTHTPSPMGFLRDICGRPADEKPVMLVVAGHPAPDATVPVHAMRKKSLDQISSWL from the coding sequence ATGAAACCGCACGCCACCATCCCCTATACCGCGCTGCCCGCGATGAATGATGCCGAGCGCATCGCCGCCGCCGAGGCGTTTCGCGACCATGTCGCCCGGCGGCGCACCTGCCGCATGTTCACCGACGCACCCGTGCCGCGCGCCGTGATCGAGGCGGCGATCGCCGCCGCCGGCACCGCGCCGAGCGGCGCCAACCACCAGCCTTGGCATTTCGCCGCAATCGCATCGCCCGCGATCAAGCACCGCATCCGCCTGGCCGCCGAGGAAGAGGAGCGCGAATTTTACGCGAGCCGCGCCGGGCAGGAATGGCTCGACGCGCTCGCGCCGCTCGGAACCGATGAGGACAAGCGATTCCTCGACATTGCGCCTTGGCTGATCGTCGTCTTTGGCCAGCGGCGCGGCGGCATCGCGGCCGGCGAATCGCGGCAGAATTATTATGTCACCGAAAGCGTCGGCATCGCCTGCGGCCTTCTCCTGACCGGATTGCACAACGCGGGGCTCGCGACGCTGACGCACACTCCCTCGCCGATGGGTTTCCTCCGTGACATTTGCGGGCGCCCCGCCGACGAAAAGCCGGTGATGCTGGTGGTCGCCGGCCACCCAGCCCCCGACGCGACGGTGCCCGTCCATGCGATGCGCAAGAAATCGCTGGATCAGATCAGCAGCTGGCTGTAA
- a CDS encoding DUF418 domain-containing protein yields the protein MVETGKDGARLVSLDAIRGVAVMGILAMNIVAFALPFPAYANPAAGGPPSGADVATWFFNFVFVDSKMRGMFSMLFGASTLLVIDSAAAAGRSAAGAHYSRMFWLAIFGLIHFYLIWFGDILFLYAMCGLLLFLFRNLSVKALLLWSIPFFLIGIAVPGSLWTSLAMAQAGTLPPDVAASMKEALAQMNADMGPSTPAYAKEMALYLGSYAGIVAHRTGEMGSDPLFFLGLFAWETIGLMLIGMALFKSRMLTGEWGAARYRKWALTCFLVAAPPLIGLALYQTRAGYDAVAIFGSTIALSIPFDTLMTVGWAALIMFLIKTATNDAVRVRLAAAGRMAFTNYLVTSIVMTTIFYGYGLGLFGSVGRLPLYLFCFGMWAAMLLWSKPWLERYHYGPLEWLWRSLSRWRVQPMKRVAIAQ from the coding sequence ATGGTCGAAACTGGTAAAGACGGCGCGCGGCTCGTCTCCCTCGACGCCATTCGCGGCGTTGCGGTGATGGGCATATTGGCGATGAACATCGTCGCCTTCGCCCTGCCCTTTCCGGCCTATGCGAACCCCGCCGCCGGCGGGCCGCCCAGCGGCGCCGATGTTGCGACGTGGTTCTTCAACTTCGTCTTTGTCGATTCGAAGATGCGCGGCATGTTTTCGATGCTGTTCGGGGCAAGCACTTTGCTCGTGATCGACAGCGCCGCCGCGGCCGGGCGCAGCGCGGCGGGCGCGCATTATTCGCGGATGTTCTGGCTCGCGATCTTCGGCCTCATCCACTTCTATCTGATCTGGTTCGGCGACATCCTTTTCCTCTATGCGATGTGCGGACTGCTGCTCTTCCTGTTCCGCAATCTTTCGGTGAAGGCGCTGCTGCTCTGGTCGATCCCCTTCTTCCTGATCGGCATCGCCGTACCGGGCAGCTTGTGGACGTCGCTCGCGATGGCGCAAGCGGGCACGCTGCCGCCCGACGTCGCGGCGAGCATGAAGGAGGCGCTCGCGCAGATGAATGCCGACATGGGCCCGTCGACGCCCGCCTATGCAAAGGAGATGGCGCTCTATCTCGGCAGCTATGCGGGCATCGTCGCGCACCGCACCGGCGAGATGGGAAGCGATCCCCTCTTCTTTCTCGGGCTGTTCGCCTGGGAAACGATCGGCCTGATGCTGATCGGCATGGCGCTGTTCAAATCGCGCATGCTGACCGGGGAATGGGGGGCCGCCCGCTACCGCAAATGGGCGCTGACCTGCTTCCTCGTGGCCGCGCCGCCGCTGATCGGCCTCGCCCTATATCAAACGCGCGCGGGCTATGACGCGGTGGCGATCTTCGGGTCGACGATCGCGCTGTCGATCCCGTTCGACACGCTGATGACCGTCGGCTGGGCGGCGCTGATCATGTTCCTGATCAAGACCGCGACGAACGACGCCGTGCGCGTTCGCCTCGCCGCGGCGGGGCGCATGGCCTTCACCAACTATCTCGTCACTTCGATCGTGATGACGACGATCTTCTACGGCTATGGGCTGGGCCTCTTCGGAAGCGTCGGCCGCCTGCCGCTCTATCTTTTCTGCTTCGGCATGTGGGCCGCGATGCTGCTGTGGTCGAAGCCTTGGCTCGAACGCTATCACTATGGGCCGCTCGAATGGCTGTGGCGCAGCCTGTCGCGCTGGCGGGTTCAGCCGATGAAGAGGGTCGCGATCGCTCAGTAA
- a CDS encoding Hpt domain-containing protein, with product MDEILVDWDEFRATRTQLGAAFVRILGYFREDGTKSVAAIEEAMRARDARGLVMPAHTLKSEARQFGGEKLGALAEDIEMFARACVESQTSPDEYLPRVVDLRRLFEETLAALEREANPLVQRRPSGFGRAVSY from the coding sequence TTGGACGAAATTCTGGTCGATTGGGATGAGTTCCGCGCGACGCGCACCCAGTTGGGCGCCGCTTTCGTACGGATTCTCGGCTATTTTCGTGAGGACGGCACCAAATCGGTCGCCGCCATCGAGGAAGCGATGCGCGCCCGCGACGCGCGCGGCCTCGTCATGCCCGCGCACACGCTGAAGAGCGAAGCGCGCCAGTTCGGCGGCGAGAAGCTCGGCGCGCTGGCCGAGGATATCGAGATGTTCGCGCGGGCTTGCGTCGAAAGCCAGACCAGTCCCGACGAATATTTGCCGCGCGTCGTCGACCTGCGCCGGCTGTTCGAAGAAACGCTGGCCGCGCTCGAGCGCGAAGCCAATCCGCTCGTCCAGCGGCGTCCTTCGGGCTTCGGCCGCGCCGTAAGTTACTGA
- a CDS encoding sulfurtransferase TusA family protein: MAPPVTVDARGMRCPWPALRLARAMRDAHEVLLIADDPQAGREVAALADEHGWLVEGDAVAADAGRWRVRRG; encoded by the coding sequence ATGGCGCCGCCGGTGACCGTCGATGCGCGCGGGATGCGCTGCCCCTGGCCTGCGCTGCGCCTCGCCCGCGCGATGCGCGACGCGCACGAGGTGCTGCTGATCGCCGACGATCCGCAGGCGGGGCGCGAAGTCGCCGCTTTGGCCGATGAACATGGCTGGCTGGTCGAAGGCGACGCGGTTGCTGCCGATGCGGGGCGCTGGCGCGTGCGGCGCGGTTGA
- the der gene encoding ribosome biogenesis GTPase Der, whose amino-acid sequence MSRHATIAIVGRPNVGKSTLFNRLVGKRLALVDDQPGVTRDRREGDAKLLGLEFRIVDTAGFEDQDAATLPGRMRVQTEKAVREADAALFMIDGRAGVTPLDEEIARWLRSEDTPIILLVNKAEGKQGENGLMESYSLGFDNPIALSAEHGEGVVDLFDALRPIVEGYGAEEAETLPLAHGEEDEDAPLGPMKLAIVGRPNAGKSTLINRMIGEDRLITGPEAGITRDSIRVDWQWEKDGEVHEIQLFDTAGMRKRAKVVDKLEKLSVADALHAVDFAEVVVLLLDATKGLEAQDLRIADKVLQEGRALIVALNKWDIAEDPSSLFNGVRTALDDGLSQVKGVPVLSISGATGKSIDTLVRVAFEQREIWTNRVSTARLNRWFEGAVTANPPPAPGGKRIKLRYITQARTRPPTFVVFGSRTDALPGSYERYLVNGMRKELGFQGVPVRLNFRNSRNPYDE is encoded by the coding sequence ATGTCGCGACACGCGACGATCGCCATTGTCGGCCGGCCCAATGTCGGCAAATCGACGCTGTTCAACCGGCTCGTCGGCAAGCGCCTGGCGCTGGTCGACGACCAGCCGGGGGTGACGCGCGACCGCCGCGAAGGCGATGCCAAGCTGCTCGGGCTCGAATTCCGCATCGTCGACACCGCCGGCTTCGAGGATCAGGACGCGGCGACCCTGCCCGGCCGTATGCGCGTCCAGACCGAAAAAGCAGTGCGCGAGGCCGATGCGGCGCTGTTCATGATCGACGGCCGCGCCGGGGTCACCCCGCTCGACGAGGAAATCGCGCGCTGGCTGCGCAGCGAGGACACACCGATAATCCTTCTCGTCAACAAGGCGGAGGGGAAACAGGGCGAAAACGGCCTGATGGAGAGCTATTCGCTCGGCTTCGACAATCCGATCGCATTGAGCGCCGAACATGGCGAAGGTGTCGTCGATCTGTTCGATGCGCTCCGCCCGATTGTCGAGGGATATGGCGCCGAAGAGGCCGAAACCCTTCCGCTGGCGCACGGCGAAGAGGATGAGGATGCGCCGCTCGGCCCGATGAAGCTGGCGATCGTCGGCCGCCCGAACGCGGGCAAGTCGACGCTGATCAACCGCATGATCGGCGAAGACCGGCTGATCACCGGGCCCGAGGCCGGGATTACCCGCGATTCGATCCGCGTCGACTGGCAGTGGGAAAAGGACGGCGAGGTCCACGAGATCCAGCTGTTCGACACCGCCGGCATGCGCAAGCGCGCAAAGGTCGTCGACAAGCTGGAGAAACTGTCGGTCGCCGATGCCCTGCACGCGGTCGATTTCGCCGAGGTGGTCGTGCTGCTGCTCGATGCCACGAAAGGGCTCGAGGCGCAGGATCTGCGTATCGCCGACAAGGTGCTGCAGGAAGGCCGCGCGCTGATCGTCGCGCTCAACAAATGGGATATCGCCGAGGATCCGTCGTCGCTGTTCAACGGCGTCCGCACCGCGCTCGACGACGGGCTGAGCCAGGTCAAGGGCGTGCCCGTGCTCAGCATTTCAGGCGCGACGGGTAAGAGCATCGACACGCTGGTGCGCGTCGCGTTCGAACAGCGCGAGATATGGACAAACCGCGTGTCGACCGCGCGGCTCAACCGCTGGTTCGAAGGCGCGGTTACCGCCAACCCGCCACCGGCACCCGGCGGCAAGCGGATCAAGCTGCGCTATATCACACAGGCGCGCACGCGGCCGCCGACCTTCGTGGTATTCGGATCGCGCACCGACGCGCTGCCGGGAAGCTATGAACGCTATCTGGTCAACGGGATGCGAAAGGAACTGGGGTTCCAGGGCGTGCCGGTGCGGCTCAACTTCCGCAACTCGCGCAATCCCTATGACGAGTGA